In Candidatus Promineifilum breve, one genomic interval encodes:
- a CDS encoding FHA domain-containing protein has translation MSDNAYRLQMQNGPEPGRSYELQGDSLTIGRYPLADIVIDDPDVGYRHALLTRQGATYRIADLGCDAGTYVNGRRVGAEPVALAPGDVILLGARLSAAFLSAGPVIIDQIMEQAADDAPPAEPPVEAENGESGAMVDEEPWATPALAPLAAEVRSPIHPEPLPAMPPPPPKRTNRLAWITAGCLLMLLACCCASSLFMYFIAGDWLLNLLRSL, from the coding sequence ATGAGCGACAATGCCTACCGGCTGCAAATGCAGAACGGCCCCGAGCCGGGCCGCAGCTACGAACTACAAGGCGACAGCCTGACCATCGGCCGCTACCCCCTGGCCGACATCGTCATCGATGACCCGGACGTGGGCTACCGCCACGCCCTGCTGACCCGGCAGGGGGCGACGTATCGCATCGCCGATCTGGGCTGCGACGCCGGCACCTACGTCAACGGCCGGCGCGTTGGGGCGGAGCCGGTGGCGCTGGCTCCGGGGGACGTGATCTTGCTGGGGGCGCGGTTATCGGCCGCTTTTCTGTCGGCCGGACCGGTCATCATCGACCAGATCATGGAACAGGCCGCGGACGACGCGCCGCCGGCCGAGCCGCCGGTTGAAGCGGAAAACGGGGAATCGGGCGCGATGGTGGATGAGGAGCCGTGGGCAACACCGGCTCTCGCGCCACTGGCGGCCGAGGTTCGCTCCCCAATTCACCCCGAACCGCTGCCGGCCATGCCCCCGCCGCCGCCCAAAAGAACGAACCGGCTGGCGTGGATCACGGCCGGTTGTCTGCTGATGCTATTGGCCTGCTGCTGCGCCTCGTCGCTGTTTATGTACTTTATCGCCGGCGACTGGCTGCTGAACCTGTTGCGCTCGCTCTAG
- the murD gene encoding UDP-N-acetylmuramoyl-L-alanine--D-glutamate ligase gives MDALHGKRLVILGMARQGTALARFAVGVGAFVTLSDMRPAVKLAGARQALADLPADRLRFVLGEHPLSLLDACDVLALSGGVPSDSPLVAEARRRGIPLTNDSLEFMRRAPAPVMGITGSAGKTTTTALVGQMGQKSARQTWIGGNIGRPPLEDLAHMSSNDLIVVELSSFQLELWDECSPPIAAVLNLTPNHLDRHRTMAAYAEAKSHILRHQKPGDVAVLPADDPGALEMRGLARGRLRLFSAHEPVSDGAFVQDGQIWLSDARGQTALCPVAASRLRGRHNVLNVLAAVTLADAAGVPHEAIVEGIRLFDGVPHRLETVRRVGGVQYVNDSIATAPERALAALAAFEEPIILLAGGRDKDMVWDGWARQVAQRVKHVVLFGELGPALGQRLGDRAPTTTVETLAEAVSVAHEQAGTGDVVLLSPGGTSFDGYSDFVERGEHFRLLVRELDGSEEADR, from the coding sequence ATGGACGCCCTACACGGTAAACGACTCGTCATTCTCGGCATGGCCCGGCAGGGAACGGCCCTGGCGCGCTTTGCCGTGGGCGTGGGCGCGTTCGTCACCCTGTCGGACATGCGCCCGGCCGTCAAGCTGGCCGGCGCGCGCCAAGCCCTGGCCGATCTGCCGGCCGACCGCCTGCGCTTCGTCCTGGGCGAGCACCCGCTCAGCCTGCTGGACGCGTGTGACGTGCTGGCCCTCAGCGGCGGCGTGCCTTCCGATTCGCCGCTGGTCGCCGAAGCACGGCGGCGCGGCATCCCGCTGACCAACGATTCGCTGGAGTTCATGCGCCGCGCCCCCGCGCCGGTCATGGGCATCACCGGCTCGGCCGGCAAGACGACCACGACCGCCCTGGTGGGCCAGATGGGGCAGAAATCGGCCCGGCAAACGTGGATCGGCGGCAATATCGGCCGCCCGCCGCTGGAAGACCTGGCCCACATGTCGTCGAATGATTTGATCGTGGTCGAACTATCCAGCTTCCAACTGGAGCTATGGGACGAATGCAGCCCGCCCATCGCCGCGGTGCTGAACCTGACGCCCAACCATCTGGATCGCCACCGGACGATGGCCGCCTATGCCGAGGCCAAGAGCCACATCCTGCGCCACCAGAAGCCCGGCGACGTGGCCGTGTTGCCCGCCGACGACCCCGGCGCGCTGGAAATGCGCGGCCTGGCGCGCGGCCGGCTGCGGCTGTTCAGCGCCCATGAGCCGGTCAGCGACGGCGCGTTTGTGCAAGATGGTCAGATTTGGCTGAGCGACGCCCGCGGCCAGACGGCGCTGTGCCCCGTGGCCGCCAGCCGGCTGCGCGGCCGGCACAATGTGCTCAACGTCCTGGCCGCCGTGACCCTGGCCGACGCGGCCGGCGTACCCCACGAGGCCATCGTCGAGGGCATCCGCCTGTTCGACGGCGTGCCCCACCGGCTGGAAACCGTGCGGCGCGTGGGCGGCGTGCAATACGTCAACGATTCCATCGCCACCGCGCCGGAGCGAGCGCTGGCCGCCCTGGCCGCCTTCGAGGAGCCGATCATCCTGCTGGCCGGCGGCCGCGACAAGGATATGGTCTGGGACGGCTGGGCGCGACAGGTGGCCCAACGCGTGAAGCACGTGGTGCTGTTCGGCGAATTAGGCCCGGCCTTGGGGCAACGGTTGGGCGACCGCGCGCCGACGACCACGGTTGAAACGCTGGCCGAGGCCGTGTCGGTGGCCCACGAGCAGGCCGGCACCGGCGATGTGGTGTTGCTGTCGCCCGGTGGCACGAGCTTTGATGGCTATTCCGATTTCGTCGAGCGCGGCGAACATTTTCGGCTCCTGGTACGCGAACTGGACGGGAGCGAGGAGGCAGATCGATGA
- a CDS encoding peptidoglycan D,D-transpeptidase FtsI family protein gives MTNSQIRRMWVVAAVLGVAAIVVVGRLLTFQMFQGEEFKEILIKDLPVTDQPERGVIYDRNGAILAVDRWDYRVAVSPSILSDPEELANELAPILQIPRSQLLYDMESPYMYVVLAPRVTSDVADAIRALELADEVQLDPLPRRFYPQDKLMCHVLGYVNYDNIGGAGVEGEYQKELAGEAASDTVAISPIREQKSVIAREGSDLMLTIDRNVQYVVERHLREALLEHGAVSGSIIVMDPRTGAILAMAAEPCYSPNEVLEIPEGATFNPLVSAAYEPGSVMKLITMAAALDSGTVTPQTTYNDTGAIEVGGHISYNWDRGAHGTVDMTTLLSRSLNVGAATIATWMGPTTFYDYFQRFGFGRPTNIDIMSESEGLMPLPGSGDWQESFIATNAYGQALAVTPLQMISAVSALANGGQLMQPYVVAEVRDENGVQRHVPLPNQVIRPETAAQMTAMATVAVQQEVQEALVEGYTVAGKTGTAQIAEPFGYHPTDIIGSFIGWLPADDPRIIVFVKLDRPTSAQWGSMTAAPVFSKLAKELVVLLDIPPDAIRLQANNVAGSGGG, from the coding sequence ATGACCAATAGCCAGATCAGACGCATGTGGGTCGTGGCCGCCGTGTTGGGCGTGGCCGCCATCGTCGTCGTCGGCCGTCTCCTCACCTTCCAGATGTTCCAGGGCGAGGAGTTCAAGGAAATCCTGATCAAGGATTTGCCGGTCACCGATCAGCCGGAGCGCGGCGTCATCTACGACCGCAACGGGGCTATCCTGGCCGTCGACCGCTGGGACTACCGCGTGGCCGTGTCACCCAGCATCCTGAGCGACCCCGAAGAACTGGCCAACGAGTTGGCCCCCATCCTGCAAATCCCGCGCAGCCAACTGCTGTACGATATGGAATCGCCCTATATGTACGTCGTCCTGGCCCCGCGCGTCACGTCCGACGTGGCCGACGCCATTCGCGCCCTGGAACTGGCCGACGAGGTACAGCTCGATCCGCTGCCGCGCCGCTTCTATCCGCAGGACAAATTGATGTGCCACGTCCTGGGCTACGTCAACTACGACAACATCGGCGGCGCGGGGGTGGAAGGCGAGTATCAGAAGGAACTGGCCGGCGAGGCCGCCAGCGACACCGTCGCCATCTCGCCCATCCGCGAACAAAAATCGGTCATCGCCCGCGAGGGGTCGGACCTGATGCTGACCATCGACCGCAACGTGCAGTACGTCGTCGAGCGCCACTTGCGTGAGGCGCTGCTGGAGCATGGCGCGGTCAGCGGTTCGATCATCGTCATGGATCCGCGCACCGGGGCGATTCTGGCCATGGCCGCCGAGCCGTGCTACTCGCCCAACGAGGTGCTGGAGATTCCCGAAGGGGCGACGTTCAATCCATTGGTCAGCGCCGCCTATGAGCCGGGGTCGGTGATGAAGCTGATCACCATGGCCGCCGCGCTCGATTCGGGAACCGTGACGCCCCAGACGACCTACAACGACACCGGGGCCATCGAAGTCGGCGGCCACATCTCCTATAACTGGGATCGCGGCGCGCACGGCACGGTGGACATGACCACGCTGTTGTCGCGCTCGCTCAACGTTGGCGCGGCGACCATCGCCACCTGGATGGGGCCGACGACCTTCTATGATTATTTCCAGCGCTTCGGTTTCGGCCGCCCAACCAACATCGACATCATGAGCGAATCCGAAGGGCTGATGCCCCTACCCGGCAGCGGCGATTGGCAGGAATCATTTATCGCCACCAACGCCTACGGCCAGGCGCTGGCCGTCACACCGTTGCAGATGATTTCGGCCGTGTCGGCGCTGGCCAACGGCGGCCAACTGATGCAGCCCTACGTGGTGGCCGAGGTGCGCGACGAGAACGGCGTGCAGCGCCACGTGCCGCTGCCGAACCAGGTTATCCGGCCGGAGACGGCGGCGCAGATGACGGCCATGGCGACCGTGGCCGTGCAGCAGGAAGTGCAGGAAGCGCTGGTGGAGGGCTACACCGTGGCCGGCAAGACGGGCACGGCCCAGATCGCCGAGCCGTTCGGCTATCACCCGACGGACATCATCGGCTCGTTCATCGGCTGGCTGCCGGCCGACGACCCGCGGATCATCGTCTTCGTCAAGCTCGATCGGCCGACCAGCGCGCAGTGGGGGTCGATGACCGCCGCGCCGGTCTTCTCCAAGCTGGCTAAAGAGTTGGTCGTTTTACTGGATATTCCCCCGGACGCCATCCGGCTGCAAGCCAATAACGTCGCGGGCAGTGGTGGTGGATAA
- the rsmH gene encoding 16S rRNA (cytosine(1402)-N(4))-methyltransferase RsmH produces MADDRPNAESGHEPVLLREVVAALDPQPGGRFIDGTVGAGGHAAALLAGGAPDGRLLGFDRDPAALAFAARRLAPFGQRFTPVQGSYGDMAVVAPAHGFAAVDGILLDLGLSSRQLEDAERGFSFLKEGPLDMRFDPRQGATAADLVNNLSAEELTDLFRRYGEEAQSRRIARLVVTHRPFGTTTELAGLIEREIGRRGRPGRHPATKVFQALRIAVNEELVEVERGLQAAIGLLRPGGRLAVISFHSLEDRLVKQFFRAAARDCVCPPAQAVCTCGARATVQLVARKAIQATAEEIAANPRSRSARLRVAARLKEASSVEDSR; encoded by the coding sequence ATGGCAGACGACCGACCGAACGCTGAGAGTGGACACGAACCCGTGCTATTGCGCGAGGTTGTGGCCGCTCTCGATCCGCAACCGGGCGGGCGCTTCATCGACGGCACGGTCGGCGCGGGCGGCCATGCCGCGGCCCTGCTGGCGGGCGGCGCGCCCGACGGCCGGCTGCTCGGCTTCGACCGCGACCCGGCGGCCCTGGCCTTCGCCGCGCGGCGGCTGGCCCCCTTCGGCCAGCGCTTCACGCCGGTTCAAGGCAGCTACGGCGACATGGCCGTCGTCGCCCCGGCGCATGGCTTCGCCGCCGTTGACGGGATTCTGCTCGACCTGGGGCTATCGTCGCGGCAACTTGAGGACGCTGAGCGCGGCTTCTCCTTCCTGAAGGAGGGGCCGCTGGATATGCGGTTCGACCCCCGGCAGGGGGCCACGGCCGCCGATTTGGTTAACAATCTGAGCGCGGAAGAATTGACCGACCTCTTCCGTCGGTACGGTGAAGAAGCTCAGAGCCGGCGCATTGCCCGGCTCGTTGTTACTCACCGCCCTTTCGGGACGACGACGGAACTGGCCGGATTGATCGAGCGAGAAATTGGACGTCGCGGACGGCCGGGCCGCCACCCGGCCACGAAGGTGTTCCAGGCGCTACGTATCGCCGTCAACGAAGAACTGGTCGAGGTCGAGCGCGGCTTGCAGGCCGCAATCGGCCTGCTCCGGCCAGGCGGACGGTTGGCGGTGATCAGCTTCCATTCGCTGGAAGACAGGCTCGTGAAACAGTTCTTCCGCGCCGCGGCCCGCGATTGCGTCTGTCCGCCGGCGCAAGCGGTGTGTACATGCGGCGCGCGCGCCACCGTGCAATTGGTGGCGCGCAAGGCGATCCAGGCCACGGCCGAAGAGATCGCCGCCAACCCGCGCAGCCGCAGCGCCCGCCTACGCGTGGCGGCCAGGTTGAAAGAGGCAAGTTCGGTTGAGGATTCACGATGA
- the murJ gene encoding murein biosynthesis integral membrane protein MurJ, which produces MEQIPDPATPEGMPALVVPPERAAADLSGVGSADAANEENRGIVRAAAVLAAGNVASRVLGLAREMVKANLFGTTPLLAAFQAAAYVPTGLFDLIIGGMVNSSLVPVFSDYAEKERRDELWHVLSMVLSLATLVLLGVVAIVELFAPQVAWLVGALNFTEPELSQVSIDLIRLTTPAVLFLGIASILTGALYALKRFTVPAFIGAAFNGAIVVAALVTREISGLVWGLLIGALLQVLLQLPALSDARLRPTLTFRHPAIRRIVRLYIPILAGLVVNQIAIMLSYNLAIRTGDQSLNYMNYATTLYQFPLGLVVTALSIATLPTLSRQATGDLTLFKQTLSDGLRLVLALILPATAGLFALAPFIIGLLFEHGRFTTADTATTALVLRVYLVGMPFAAADQMLVFASYARKDTWRPALVGFISILIYSLTALVLLRPLGLLSLMVADAVKHVVHTIIMLWVLRRQLGSLGGSPVARSAAKSLLAAALTGLGAFAAAQLLPDDAGRALTQLLPVVVGGATGVLIYTICVFALNIEETRALPRLLRRR; this is translated from the coding sequence ATGGAGCAAATCCCCGATCCCGCCACGCCGGAAGGCATGCCCGCCCTCGTCGTCCCGCCCGAGAGGGCCGCGGCCGACCTGTCCGGCGTTGGCAGCGCGGACGCAGCCAACGAGGAAAACCGCGGCATCGTGCGCGCGGCGGCCGTGCTGGCCGCCGGCAACGTCGCCAGCCGGGTGCTGGGTCTGGCGCGGGAGATGGTCAAGGCCAACCTGTTCGGCACGACGCCGCTGCTGGCCGCCTTCCAGGCCGCGGCCTACGTGCCCACCGGCCTGTTCGACCTGATCATCGGCGGCATGGTCAACTCCTCGCTCGTGCCCGTTTTCAGCGATTACGCCGAAAAGGAGCGGCGCGACGAGTTGTGGCACGTGCTCAGCATGGTGCTCAGTCTGGCGACATTGGTGCTGCTGGGCGTCGTCGCCATCGTGGAGTTGTTCGCGCCCCAAGTGGCCTGGCTGGTCGGCGCGCTGAACTTCACCGAGCCGGAATTATCGCAAGTCAGCATCGACCTCATCCGCCTGACGACGCCGGCCGTCCTCTTCCTGGGCATCGCCAGCATCCTGACCGGCGCGCTCTACGCCCTAAAGCGCTTCACCGTGCCGGCCTTCATCGGCGCGGCCTTCAATGGGGCCATCGTCGTGGCCGCCCTGGTGACGCGCGAGATCAGCGGGCTAGTGTGGGGGCTGCTAATCGGCGCGTTGCTACAAGTGCTGCTGCAACTGCCGGCGCTGAGCGATGCCCGGCTGCGGCCGACGCTGACCTTCCGCCATCCGGCCATCCGCCGTATCGTCCGCCTCTACATCCCCATCCTGGCCGGGTTGGTGGTCAACCAGATCGCCATCATGCTCAGCTACAATCTGGCGATTCGCACCGGCGACCAGAGTCTCAACTACATGAACTACGCCACGACGCTCTACCAGTTCCCGCTGGGGCTGGTCGTCACGGCGCTGTCGATCGCCACCCTACCCACCCTCTCGCGCCAGGCGACGGGCGATCTGACCCTGTTCAAGCAGACCCTCAGCGACGGGCTGCGGCTGGTGCTGGCCCTCATTCTGCCGGCCACGGCCGGGCTGTTCGCGCTGGCCCCGTTCATCATCGGCCTGCTGTTCGAGCACGGCCGCTTCACCACCGCTGACACGGCCACCACCGCGCTGGTGCTGCGCGTCTACCTGGTCGGTATGCCCTTCGCCGCCGCCGATCAGATGCTGGTCTTCGCCTCCTATGCCCGCAAGGATACCTGGCGTCCGGCATTGGTCGGCTTCATCAGCATTCTAATCTATTCGTTGACGGCCCTGGTCTTGTTACGGCCGCTGGGGCTGCTCAGCCTGATGGTGGCCGACGCCGTGAAGCACGTCGTCCACACGATTATCATGCTCTGGGTGTTGCGGCGGCAATTGGGCAGCCTGGGCGGCAGCCCGGTGGCCCGCAGCGCCGCCAAATCGCTGCTGGCGGCGGCGCTGACCGGGCTGGGGGCCTTCGCGGCGGCCCAATTACTGCCGGACGATGCGGGCCGGGCGCTGACCCAGTTATTGCCGGTGGTTGTGGGCGGGGCGACCGGCGTATTGATCTACACGATTTGCGTCTTTGCGCTTAATATAGAGGAAACACGCGCCCTGCCGCGCCTGCTCCGGCGGCGCTGA
- a CDS encoding YkvA family protein encodes MNRRHKGRLGKVADKKQATDDKLKDVGFLGELWQQIRLVFYLIKDRDVPIYLKVLPFIGILYTLFPIDIIADVVPVLGQLDDLTILLIGAKVFIEMAPPQVVARYLDQMRGDKMATIVEGMASDLDDADSIPGIKLIEGEIIDTATEPDAKRRWFGR; translated from the coding sequence ATGAACCGACGACACAAGGGCAGGTTGGGAAAAGTGGCCGATAAGAAACAAGCGACAGACGATAAATTGAAGGACGTGGGCTTCCTGGGCGAATTATGGCAACAGATTCGCCTGGTGTTCTACCTGATTAAGGATCGCGACGTGCCGATCTACCTGAAGGTCTTGCCGTTTATCGGCATCCTGTACACGCTGTTCCCCATCGACATCATCGCCGACGTCGTGCCGGTGCTGGGGCAACTGGATGATCTGACCATCCTGTTGATCGGGGCCAAGGTCTTCATCGAGATGGCCCCGCCGCAAGTTGTGGCCCGCTACCTGGACCAGATGCGCGGCGACAAGATGGCCACCATCGTCGAGGGCATGGCCAGCGACCTGGACGATGCCGACAGCATCCCAGGCATCAAGCTGATCGAGGGCGAAATCATCGACACGGCGACCGAGCCGGACGCCAAGCGGCGCTGGTTCGGCCGCTAG
- the mraY gene encoding phospho-N-acetylmuramoyl-pentapeptide-transferase, producing the protein MGLALTMAGATFLLSVIWGAPLIELMRRLRLGKNIRIDGPATHAVKVGTPAMGGVLIIGWTLLVSIVVNIVQFVQALEIAESVVIPLGVMVAYSILGGIDDYQGIRLRPGEGMKARVKIWIQLAIALVTAVLLYWVVNERHGWVAVPTVPVLVDIGILFIPAAVILITGSANAVNLTDGLDGLAGLIAATAFVAYGIIAFLQDQQFLVVFSFITIGATFGFLWYNAKPAQMFMGDVGSQALGAALGVLALMTNQWLIFPIIIAIPLATELSSTLQVLYFKATGGKRLFKMAPLHHHFELIGWSETQIVQRWWLIGMLAAMIGIALALV; encoded by the coding sequence ATGGGTCTGGCATTGACCATGGCCGGGGCCACCTTCCTGTTGTCGGTCATCTGGGGCGCGCCGCTCATCGAACTGATGCGCCGCCTCCGATTGGGCAAAAATATCCGCATCGATGGCCCGGCGACTCACGCCGTCAAGGTGGGCACGCCGGCCATGGGAGGTGTTTTAATCATCGGCTGGACGTTGTTGGTCAGCATCGTGGTGAATATTGTGCAGTTCGTGCAAGCGCTGGAAATTGCCGAAAGCGTGGTCATTCCCCTGGGGGTCATGGTAGCCTACTCTATCCTGGGCGGTATCGACGACTACCAGGGGATTCGCCTACGACCGGGCGAAGGCATGAAAGCGCGGGTCAAGATCTGGATACAACTCGCCATCGCGCTGGTCACCGCCGTCCTGTTGTACTGGGTGGTGAACGAACGGCACGGCTGGGTAGCCGTGCCGACGGTTCCCGTTCTGGTCGACATCGGCATCCTCTTCATCCCGGCGGCCGTCATTCTGATCACGGGGTCCGCCAACGCCGTGAATCTGACTGACGGTCTCGACGGGCTGGCCGGGCTGATCGCCGCCACCGCCTTCGTCGCCTATGGCATCATCGCCTTTCTACAGGATCAGCAGTTTCTGGTCGTCTTCAGCTTCATCACGATTGGGGCGACCTTCGGCTTCCTGTGGTACAACGCCAAACCGGCGCAGATGTTCATGGGCGACGTAGGCTCGCAGGCGCTGGGCGCGGCCCTGGGTGTGCTGGCCCTGATGACCAACCAATGGTTGATCTTTCCCATCATTATCGCCATCCCGCTGGCGACGGAGCTATCGTCGACGCTGCAAGTGCTCTATTTCAAGGCCACCGGCGGCAAGCGGCTATTCAAGATGGCCCCGCTCCATCACCATTTCGAGTTGATCGGTTGGAGCGAGACCCAAATCGTCCAGCGCTGGTGGCTGATCGGTATGCTGGCGGCGATGATTGGCATCGCTTTGGCATTAGTATGA
- the mraZ gene encoding division/cell wall cluster transcriptional repressor MraZ, whose product MLLGEYRHTIDDKGRLTIPAKFRGELAAGVVVTRGLNRNLIAFSLDDWRDLAGRVKGLPWGDPSAREFRRRIFSGAIDLEPDKQGRILLPANLRDFAGINGEVVIAGMFDHLEIWNSEAWESVRQAAESDETHWEILGI is encoded by the coding sequence ATGTTATTAGGCGAGTATCGGCACACGATTGACGACAAGGGACGGCTTACCATCCCCGCCAAATTCCGCGGCGAACTGGCTGCCGGCGTCGTCGTCACGCGCGGCCTGAACCGCAACCTGATCGCTTTTTCGCTCGATGATTGGCGCGACCTGGCCGGGCGGGTCAAGGGTCTGCCCTGGGGCGACCCCAGCGCGCGCGAGTTCCGCCGGCGCATCTTTTCCGGGGCGATTGACCTGGAACCGGACAAGCAGGGGCGCATCCTGTTGCCGGCCAATCTGCGCGACTTCGCCGGCATCAACGGCGAGGTGGTAATCGCCGGCATGTTCGACCATCTGGAAATCTGGAATAGCGAGGCCTGGGAATCGGTGCGGCAGGCGGCCGAAAGCGACGAAACCCATTGGGAAATTCTGGGCATCTAG
- a CDS encoding UDP-N-acetylmuramoyl-tripeptide--D-alanyl-D-alanine ligase — protein sequence MKHTGPDLGHILEALTDYRPTREEPAVSSFVVDSREAVPGSVFIAFRGENVDGHDYVADAFARGAIAALVQQPVTGEWATLDTRGGQTAAPERLPVCILVDDTLRALQQISRAWRARFDVRLIGITGSVGKTSTKELTAAVLSQRYQTLKSEGNQNNEIGVPLTLLNLRPEHERAVVEMGMYAQGEIDLLCDLARPVIGVVTMIGPVHLERLGSIEAIVAAKRELVAALPDDGAAVLNLDDPRVMDMAAHTRARVFTYGLDSAADVWADQIESMGLDGVRFTLHHRDEALTVRVPLLGRHSVHTALRAAAVGILEGLGWDEIVAGLGGLSSQLRLVVIPGPRDSLLIDDTYNSSPDSALAALNLLADLDGRRIAVLGDMLELGDAEFQAHRLVGRRAAEVADALITVGRRAQTIGREALGAGLSNAQVQMVEDAPASVGLLEELIRPGDVILIKGSLGMRMDRIVTELGRIA from the coding sequence ATGAAACACACCGGGCCTGACTTGGGCCACATTCTGGAGGCGCTGACGGACTATCGGCCGACCCGCGAGGAACCGGCCGTTTCGTCTTTTGTCGTGGACAGCCGCGAGGCCGTCCCCGGCAGCGTCTTCATCGCCTTTCGCGGCGAGAACGTCGACGGCCATGACTACGTGGCCGACGCCTTCGCCCGCGGGGCCATCGCCGCCCTTGTCCAGCAACCAGTGACCGGCGAGTGGGCGACGCTCGACACGCGCGGCGGCCAGACGGCCGCGCCGGAGCGCCTGCCGGTGTGCATCCTGGTCGATGACACCCTGCGCGCCCTGCAACAGATCAGCCGCGCCTGGCGCGCCCGCTTCGATGTGCGCCTGATCGGCATCACCGGCAGCGTCGGCAAGACCTCCACCAAGGAGTTGACCGCCGCCGTGCTGTCGCAGCGTTACCAGACACTGAAGTCCGAGGGCAACCAGAATAACGAGATCGGCGTGCCGCTGACGCTGCTGAATCTGCGGCCGGAGCACGAGCGGGCCGTGGTCGAGATGGGCATGTATGCCCAGGGCGAGATCGACCTGCTGTGCGATCTGGCCCGGCCGGTCATCGGCGTCGTCACCATGATCGGCCCGGTGCATCTGGAGCGACTCGGCTCCATCGAGGCCATCGTCGCCGCCAAGCGCGAGCTAGTGGCCGCCCTGCCCGACGACGGCGCGGCCGTGCTCAATCTGGACGACCCGCGCGTCATGGACATGGCCGCCCACACCCGCGCCCGCGTCTTCACCTACGGGCTGGACAGCGCCGCCGACGTCTGGGCCGACCAGATCGAATCGATGGGGCTGGACGGCGTGCGCTTCACGCTGCACCACCGCGACGAGGCGCTGACCGTGCGCGTGCCGTTGCTGGGCCGCCACAGCGTCCATACCGCCCTGCGGGCCGCGGCCGTGGGCATCCTCGAAGGGCTGGGCTGGGATGAGATCGTCGCCGGGTTGGGTGGCCTGTCGTCGCAATTGCGGCTGGTGGTCATCCCCGGCCCGCGAGATTCGCTGCTCATCGACGACACCTATAACTCCAGCCCCGACTCGGCTCTGGCGGCGCTAAACCTGCTGGCCGATCTGGACGGGCGACGCATCGCCGTACTGGGCGACATGCTGGAACTGGGCGACGCCGAGTTCCAGGCCCATCGCCTGGTGGGCCGGCGGGCGGCCGAGGTAGCCGACGCGCTCATCACCGTCGGCCGGCGCGCCCAGACGATTGGCCGCGAGGCGCTGGGCGCGGGCCTGTCCAACGCCCAGGTGCAGATGGTGGAAGACGCGCCGGCGTCGGTCGGCCTGTTGGAAGAACTCATCCGGCCAGGCGACGTGATCCTGATTAAAGGCTCGCTGGGGATGCGCATGGATCGCATCGTGACCGAGCTGGGGAGGATCGCGTAA